In Falco rusticolus isolate bFalRus1 chromosome 11, bFalRus1.pri, whole genome shotgun sequence, the genomic window ccccccccttccctctgctgtctCCATAATGTTTCATCTCCATAGAATGCTTTTTGATCATCTCTTTCTGCACTTCTGTAGACCTTTCAAGTTAGTTTTGTTGCCAAAGAAACTGCTCCAGCCCTCaatcccagtgctcccagtctCAGTCCCAGCTCACTCCCCCTTCACATTGGAGCACTCTGTCTGGATCataacctttctttttcagaggaaGTGTCTTCACCCAAAAATGTGAAATCTGACTGGATTCTGCTTCTTTCAACAAAGTTATTACTAAGAAATTCATTACTGGTCACTTAAAAATCTTCCACATTCAGGCCAAAGCGATGGAACTGCTCTGCTTGATCTTGTCCAGTGCTTCACAGTAACATCTTGTTTTCAGTTGCTTGTAACTGTTTGGGCTGGGATTTTCCAAGCCAAGCATCTGCCCCAGGTTTCATTTTTGGCAGTTCCCAGCTAAACCACTGTAGTCATTTTCATGgacaaggttaaaaaaatattttgcccatattaaaaaataataatccgGTTGCTTCATTCGGAAGTGTCAGCATCCCCATGTCTCTACAGAAGGCATTTGAAATGGAGCACCATCACCAGTCCAGCTTCACCCATGTACCTTTTCAGCAGCGACTGGGAATTTGGCAGCACCGCTGCTGTGGTTTCACAGATGTGCATCCAAATGTAACAAAGCCATGAGACTCCATAAAATCTCAGTTTGCACGTGATCAGTTAAGAATTGTTAGCTGTTGGCAGCTAAATTTTCCAAAGATCAGCCTGTGCTGACGGAGCCCGCCCTGCCTTCGGCTGCTGTCTGGCGTGCAGGCACCACGTGCAGCTTTTCCACAGACCAGCCCAGGAACCCAGCACGCTCTTTGCCCAAGGCAGCAGGCAATTTCTCTGCAATttcttctcctgcctgcctAAGAGATCACTCTGCGACCTGTGCGCTCCTCCTGCATGCGATGtctccccttcctctgctctgcccaggctgcaAGAGAAGGAGTGCGGATGGCCAGGATGAAAGAGTTTGGGAGGGGGCCTGGAAGCGGCAGAGcatgggagggagcagggagcaagaggcaggaggaggagatgaagGCAGTAGATGCCAGGGAGACGACTGTTACTGACCAGTGCTAGGATTTCAATAGGACATCACAGACAGAAAGCAGTTGTAGAAGCAGTTCttcattattcaaaataataataataattaaaaaattatacatatatacataatGAGATTCTGCTAGGCAATGGGGAAAGGGTATGATACATTAGGTAAGGAGGTTAATAAGCATAATGGAGATGAAGATAAGATGCCAGAGGAAATAATTAAGAACAAATAAGAGGGTGGATGTGGAGATGAAGGAAAGGAAGCTAGGAGGTGAAAACAGGGCATGAAGAACACAAGaaggcaggagccagggaaTGGAGGAGTGGATAAACAAAGTGTGGAAGAGCCAGAGCTGGGAGTTACCTCAAAACAGcacaaaggaggaggagaaggcaggagccaggcaggaggacGATCAGTTAAGAGCATCAAGGGAGAGAAGGAGTGTGAGTGCAGACTGAACTCTAAGAACAGGCTGATGTTTTGAGTCAGACATCAATGCAAATTCTGATTTATCTGTAATGGTATAGGAATAGAAATCAGGTCTGGCTAGCATCTATAgccatgctttttttcttgttagaaAGCTGCTTTATCAAATATTCTGGATCTCTTGAGCCAGAGCTCCAGAGCTGAGGTGACCGCACATCGCTATCTGTTCACTTTTCAGGCTTCCTCTGACATTGTTAACAAGCATTTGAAGTGCCTGAAGCacaatgtgctgcttttttaacCACAGGAAAAactatttctgcaaaataatatttgaaaatattttaagtaattttgaaattataggTAGGGCTGCCAGCAATGCCTCTTGCTGGCAGAGCAAAGCCAGGCCCTGCGCTGGGCTTGATGGCCCTTCGCTGGGGGTGTTTGCCATCCAAGGGGGCTTGCACCAGCACCACCATGATGAGGCATCATGCTTTATCACAGGGATGGGCAGCGCTGCCTCTGcatgttttttctccccctaGCTAGGAACAACAGCACCTGGAAAGCGGGGCAGAGAGAGGTGGAGAGGGCTGGGTGCGCTGGGTGGCCTCTACGTGCCCACGGGCAGAGCAGAAATGGAGGTCACTGGAGCAGAAGCCagggagagagagcagcagctggaggtggagagggaggtgtCCTGCCCCGAGGTactgccagagctgcagagacACCAGAGTTACACTCTTAGAGTGATAAAGGAAGGGGAAACAGTTATATGTGCCTCTAACGTGATGATTCAGCTTGCAAGCTGGAATTTCTTTAATGTAAATGGCAAAGgcttccccaccagcagcacgtTTGGTCTGTCATGTCCTCTGTCAGCTGGAAGGcgagctctgcagagctgagctgctttaCTTTCCTTTTGAGAATGAAAGTAGCACTGCTATCAGAAGATTAAGTTGTTGGTATGTATCAGGTGataggaaaaaatactctgaaacTGCAAATGGACTGACAATATACTTGGGAGTTGCAAGTGTTGAGCTGCTGTCTGTTTATCTGGTTGTCATCTCGATAGCTTGAAAACCCCAATTACACTCCTAATAACAACTCCTGGGGGTAaggctgctgtcactgcttgGTTCCTCCTAAAGATGCAGCAGAGCTAGGAGCTGATACATTGACCCATTGCTTCTTGAAACAGATCTCTGTTCAGATTCTGACCTACGTCCCAGCTAAAAATGCATTCAatcttttcttaatttgtaaTAGATACTTGTGTACATTACAAAACCATCTCGCAATTTGGCAAATTAAGCTGTCTGTGGTTAGCTCTGGAATTGCAGAGATATTGCAGTGCACTGCAGCATTGCATAACGAGCTTCCCCAGACTTTGCCTTACTCGAGTGAGTAACAGCAATCCTTATCTCCAGCGAGCATCAGATTCATCCCATTTTTGAGAAAAGAATTAGTATCAAATATACGATGGGCATGTTATGCCTTGTGGCTGCAATGTTTTTTCAATTAACTTCTCTGAATATACCACAATGAAAAGTGTCAGCTTTTTGCCTCAGAGGCCTATAATTAGATTAAATGAATACAGTTAATTATCTACTACCTTCTTTACACAAAACAATATGTTCCTATAAATTAAAACGCTCTTACAGGAAGGAAACTGTTAACTCAAATATATGCATACAGCGCTGGATTGTGAATACTGTGAATATATCGTGGTGTAGCACAGCTTTTTGTCTGCAGCCCTTATTTTGCAGGAGCTAAAACAAATTACATCTGAAAAATCCACAGACATCCCATTATTCAGAGCATATATGTTGATGCAAGGAGGTGATACTATTAAAAGTTACAGTGGTCATGAAACAAATacacttttctctttcacagatGTTCCCTATAAAATTTGCTTAAGAGAGattaaatacagctttgtttGTGTACCTACAGTCACAGCCTCAGGGACTATGGTCTGTCCAGatagaaagctgctttttcgAGCAGAGTTCACTTctcctttcagaaaattaaaaaaaatccgTTCTGTAGGAAGTATTCACAATTAACAGCTCGCTTTCCAGGCCTGCTGGTATTCTAGCTAGTGTGGACTGAAAATCTTCCCTGCCTGTTCTCCAGCCTTACTAAATAGAAGCAAAAGTTCATGAGGGATCAATACACTCGCACCCTGGCATGCCCCATGTGGAAGTGCAGCTAGTCACACGGTGGCACATCCCCTCGGTGGTAACCTATCCGAAGCAGAAAGCACTCTTTTTCACCTGACAAAGCGTGCCCAAATGTCCCTATTTCCACCAGAACAGATATTAATAACTTCAGGCCTAAACATGCCATCCTCCCTCGTCAGAAAATTGTATCAGAATAAGCAGCCCTTACTCCAGCCTGCAGTACATGCTGCATGTAAATGCGATGTGTACCCAGGGTGGGTCTTGTGCTTCATTAGGGTCAGACCCCCAAAAGCTTCTGAATACTCAGTGTTCCTACAGGGCATTGTGTTTTATTGTGGCTGGTGCTGTGTATCTTTTGCTTTAAACCTTCATTAGCTCCCTGTACAAAAGCGTTCATTAAAATATCATTGTGTTGATAATCATCTTAATGTCGAGGAGCAAGAGGGCTGTGTTGCCACGTAAATGCTGcctcttttttcctgctctggGGTGTAACAGGAGAAAGACAGACCATCTTGATAGGCACTATCTGCTCTGAAGGAAAACTTCCACCAGGGAACTGTGAATTGGTTTTAACCTTTTAGTGGCTGCACTGggaagcaaaatgtttcatctTTCCTACACAGAagggagctttttttttaaaaaaaattaaaatagtcaTAAATACCAGTGGTCCTCCTAATTACTTCTACAAATATCAGAAAGCAGTGACAGaggaacaaagaaatgcaaCGGGAAACATGGTTCAGTGGTCTTGTACTTCCCTGAAAAGCTGATTATACTTTTGGCTGATTCAGTTGATTTCAGAGGGAATTGGCCCTTTTGGGCAGCTGGAGGGTCGGCTGGGCCAGCGGCACAAAATGCACCGTGGGCTGAGGAAAATAACACAGGGTCCTCTGCCTGTCCAGCTGAACTGTGCCAGAGCTCCGGACTTGGTCCCTTAGCCCCTCGGTGTCCCTTGATTTGGAGGATTCAGGGAGCCATTTTAGCACCAGTTTAAAAATAGAGACATTTCCCTTATGCTTTTGCAGGTGCCTTGCCCCATTCCCTGCTTTCCCCGGATGACTTATCTTTTAGGATAAGCACTAACAAAAGGTCAAGGTTATTCTAAAGTGCCCCACAGAGGAGGGAGCTCTTCCTCCTGGTTCCTGAAGATGAACCTCGCACAATTGTAACTGACACCAGGCTGCAAGGTAATTCAAACGTTCTGGGAATATGTACGACATGAAAGGCAGCAACCTTTAGCACTGCAAAACGTCCCTGGCGATTTGTACTTGGTGCTGCTTGGAAATGCAAGAAGCCATCTTACCACTCAGTGCCATGgcaagaagttaattttttttttttttttttttccgagTGGGGCTCTGCAGATGAGGTCCGCAGGGCACGGCTTGGCACCGCTGGCGATCGCAACCGTGCCATGTCGTTTATTACACCCGAAGATGAATTTCCTCGCCTTTGTGACACAGCAACCAAGAAGCGCGGattcccccacccccgccaCCCGTTCGCCTGCCTCTAATTTTCAAACGTAACAAAAGGTCATGCTCTGGCCGGCAGATACACCttgcttcacattttttaaGGAAACCTGGAAATAAAcctgcttctttctgtcttttgcgTCGCTGCGCTGGAAGATGATGCTTCTGCATCCCTGAAAtcttgggggaggggggaggtggggggatCCCCGAGGTGCAGCGGGAGCGCCGCCGCCACAGCCCGGGCCCCAGCACCAGCTATGTGCCATAAACACCCCCCCGGCGAGCTGCGGGTCCCTTTGCTGTACTCACTGCGGCAGGGGGCTGCGCAGGCATCGGGGGTACGCTGAGGAGGCTCCGGTCCCGGCTGCgggcagggaggaaagggagggaaaagggggcggggggggggggggtaggggagagaatggggagaaaaaaataaaaaaaaagacggCGCAGTGCGGGttgcgggcggcggcggccggggcgggcgcggagcggcgcggagcggggcggggggcgcggggcggcggccgcccctGGGGCCCCTGGCGGCGGGGGCCGAGGCGAAGCGGTGGCAGAGCCCGCGGAggaaactaaataaataaaatcagactgTTATTTAAGGCGcgtaaatttaaaaatatttggacaggaagagaaaggggagaGGAGCCGCAGGAGACAACCTAACGGTTTcggagcgcggcggggccccccccgccccgcggccccgcgcccccgcgccCGCGCGCGCTCCCCGGGGGCCGACCGACCTGCCCCGCACCTCCGGCGGCCCCGACCCCCCCGGGGAGCCCGGCGGAGCCCTCCGGGAGCACCGACATTTTGAATGCGTGTGTGGCGGGGCAGGCGCTGCCGAGGCTCGGTGAGGAGCCGTCCCTGCTCTGCCCCGTCCCTCGGCTCTCCGCTCCGTCCCGTGTCCCCCCGCCATGCAGTGTCACAGCCCTCACAGAGCAGAGCACCAGCTTTCCTCCCCTCGCCTTTTTTTCCAGGGAATTTCAGCACTTTAGTAAGCGGATAATCGTGCGTGGCTGCTGCGGGATGCCCGGTGGATCGCCAGGTGCGCTTGCGGCAGCCCCTTCCCTCTTTCAAACGCGAACGGGCGGTGGGGTCCGGCCGCTTTAACCCTTTCGTGGCGCCAGGGCCGCGCTGCCCTTTGCTGCGGAGCCGGTTTCTCATCCCGCCACGGAATGAAGCGCTGAGCCCCTTCTTCTCCCCGCACTGAAAACAGGCGAGAGAGGCTCTTCGTGCGCTCCAACGTGCGGCCGTTCGCGGCCCCGGCTGCCGAGCggagccccccgccgccccccgccagcGGCCCCCTGCCCGCGCCGCTCCtcgcgccccccgcccccccccccccccggggtcccGCTGCCGCCGCAGAGCCAACGCTGCTCGTTCCCCCTAGGATCGCTTTAGGATCTGCCCCTTTTCCAAAGGAATTCCACGGCCCCCGCCGTTGTTCCGAGGATGATTTAGAAACAAAGGTCAAGTGCGACAGCTTTGCTCATCCGTGTAACCGAAATAGGGGAGAGGGCTCCCCCCCCCAGCGGGGTCCTCAGGCAGCCCGCTCGGCGGGAGCCCTGCACCGCTACAATTTATACTCgatttcttcacatttttctcGGCTTGCTCTACTTGTTTCTATGTATACATCTCATCTCGATACTATATTGTTTACTGCCCATTCCGGGGCTGCTGCAGGATaactcctgctcctgcctggcagaCTTACTTGTCAGTTGGTTTATGTCTCAATAAAAGCTCTCAGAAACATTTCGTTCCATCTTACAGGCTGCAGCTTTGCATCTCCGGGTAAACGTTACCGTCGACATTTTCACAAATGTGTGGATTTGTAAAACTGGGCTTTTTGATGTTGGCAGAGCACTGGGGGGGAAAATATCACAACAGTAATTTCTGAAACCACATCCGATATTGGAATGCTTTTGCGGGATAAAGATTCCCTGTTGGTGCGGTTTGCTTTATATTATCCTCTCCCCTCGCTCAGTACATGCAAGAGCTGTTGCAGGacctctgccccccccctccctcccccccccccccccccaagcagcTGGGCACGGCTTCTCCCCTGCAGACCCGGTGAGCTGCACCTAACCCACCGCCTCACTTAATTCTTTGGCTTCCCAGAAGCTTTTGGCAGAACCTATTAAATTCCTGGGTCAACGGAGAAGAATTTTCTCTTTCGAAGTATCTAACTTAGGAATTTCAATTTATAATATTGTTTCCGATAACTGGCTTACAGAGAACACGCAGCAGTGAGAGCAAACAGAACATAACTTTACACCGGAGTGAGCGCTGCCCCGCGGACGCTGTAGGCTTGGCCCTGGTGTAACATGCCCTGGCTTTACACGTGAACTTCTGGCACGCAATAAAAGCCGCTATTTCTGACTAGGCGGGGCATTTCTCTCGAAAAAGCAGTTGGTTTATTAAAGCCACTACTTAAGCTCCGGTTTAGCATACGTTAAATGCTGAAGGAGCTCAGGACGGATCTGGgatgagtttggttttttttcagtagcacaGGTGAAAAATGAGAAGGACGAATATTACCTTTTTGGTGTGCACCTCTGCTGtagcagggaaggggagaaatCCTGGTGGCAGCGCGGATTCCTGCTTTCCAAGAGGAGCGCAGGGCACTGGTTGCGGAGAGGGAAGAAGCTCGGAGCATCCTCCGGGACACGAGGAAAGGGAGGCGGGGAGCAACGGGGGGTGGCTGGGGTTACCTCACCTCGGGGACCTGCGGATTACGTTGCTCGGGTTTAATATTTCAGGTGGTTTAAACGCTCTCGATAGCGGGTATTTTGCGGGTTATTTCCCCAGCCGTGCCGCGGAGGTCAGCGATCCCTGGAGCCCTTGTGAGCAGCACATGGTAACACAGGCGCACAAGGCTGAGTATTTCACAGAGgtttttaatcagaaaacacagcagtgtgACAGAGCGGATAGCAAACGTGACAGACAGtttcagcaaattatttttttacttgaaaacgGTAGTAACTGATTCTGTAGGgctaaaattttttttttaagagctaaaCTCTAAAACTAGTGTACACCCCCTCCTCTTTTAAGTGCTATTTGAAGTACTATCCATTTCGCATTGATTTAACACCTTCTATTTTGCACAATTAAAATTTAGACTATTCAAAATAAAGCACTTCAAACTGCCCATCTGTCCCACAACTTGCTCCTGTACAAATGTTAAAATTTTCATCCTAAACTCTTCCCTATACGGTGCTGAGCATCCTTAGCTCCTGTTGCAGCTGGAGAGGTAAATGAGTTTGAGGGTGACCAATGCTCTCAACCGTGTTGCAGTGTAAATGTTCCAATAGTTAATTTGTGTTTTAGGTGCAAGCAATAACATAAATTCCCGAATAGCAAACATGCTGCTTCCTAAATGTCACTGTATTCAAATGCTCCTGTTTCGTGAGATGCATCTGTCgttaaagtaatttatttccagGCAAAACAGCTGGtggaaagcaaatatttcttaaagAGCATCTAAACTGCACTCGGCTTACAAAGCGACCAGAAAAGTTGTTGCCTTGCAGCCTTCCCATCCTCCTGCCTCTGACAACGGTTCTCAGCTGCTTGTTTTGAAACTAGAAAAAACGCCTCCTTCAGTGCACAGTAAACACGAACTACAAAACTGAGCTGTTTAAAACCTCTGGCAatccaaaaaaacaccacttaTACTGTTTCTGGTAACTAAATTCAAAACCAGCTCGGTGAAAGTTTAAATACACAAAGGGGGAAAGTGTCATCTACATTTAGAAAGTAAGTGACCTACTTCTACAAGCTCTTGTTAGTGTCAAAACGCAGCAGCTATTTCCCAAAGCCTCTAAGCGCCGTCCTCTGTCCTCAGGCCAAGCAGCCTTTGACTTCAAGCTCTGCCCGAGCAGGGAGATGCAGGTTTTCCCTTGGGAGGCTGTTTGAATCCAGAACAGGGTTTCAAACTCTGCAGCCTGCCCCAAGGAGCAGGGGGgtgggttgggggtggggggaagggaacgggggggtggggttgcGCATCCAGAGGTGGGCGAGATCACAGTCAGCTATTGCCTCTTCTTAAAAGTCCAGCAATATTAAGCACGTGAATATGTAGCTCTTGTATTAATGGCTTAACTGACCTAAAATAAATCGTAAAAACTTCATAGTGGAAAACTAGGTATGAGTGACCAACATATACATGGCTGAGTCTGTATTTCGTAAATGGCAGGTGGCAGAAATTGCTGGGAGCATGGATTTAAACCATGATCCAAAACCCCACCTCCAGAATTTCTTGAGACTTAAACTAtcagctgtttaaaaagaaaaaaaaataatagaaagtTGCAACGCCTGTTattaaaaaggaggaggaaaaaaaaaaaaaaaaaagaagaagaaaagaagatgaaggCGGCTGAAAGCCTTCATGTCCAAAGGAGAGCACGTCCGGGCTGGATTTAATTCATGGCTGCAGGGAAGAAGCTGCTGTCCTCCAGGAGCTTGACGACGGCGGCTCTTTTGTAGAGCTTGGCCAGGTCGTAGGCGGTGGCCCCCCGCTTGTTCTGGTGGCCCACCTTGCACTCGGCGCgcgccagcagcagctctaCCACCCGCACGTGCCCCTCCCGCGCCGCCAAGTGCAAGGGCAGGTTGCCCTCATCATCCTCAATGTTAACATCAGCCTTAAACTCCAGCAGAGTCTGCAAAGTGTCCAGAAAACCCTCTCTGGCTACATCATGAATTACAGCGAAGCCAGTACTGTCTTTCAGGTTGGGGTTGGCACCGCTAACGAGCAACCTCCTGGCAATTTCGGGGTTCCCGAGTTTCATAacctatgaaagaaaaaggagagttgAATACCGCgggggaagggggcgggggggtttGCTTCAGCACTGGGCTTCGATCCCCAATTCTTATCTCCGAGTATCCTCCCGGCACAATCCTCATTTAAAACAGACAGAAGAGCGCCGCTAGAAAACTGATGCTACaccagaaaatcttttttttttgtttgttttgttttttcttcccccttcccccccccccccccgtattTTTTACTAAACTCGGTGAAATTGTGAAAGATGTTATCATTTCGGTAGTAATAGCTTTCTGTCTCAGAGAGATTCATGCCTGATAATAGGCGGTGTAAACTGGGGATAACTGGGGAtataataacttttttttttttaatgtaacgTGAGTTATCTCAGTTTTTTAACGTATGAAAATTAAGTATGGTTCGGTTCTATTTGTCTAAGGATTGAGACACCTTTGCATCACTGTTTAATCTCGTTAAACATCAAATGTAGGGTCTCTGAGGAACAGATATTTTAcctcagcaacagcaaatgTAGAATGTGTTTTTATAAGCTTTCAGGTATTTACATTGTCTGTGCATTatcataaaacaaatatttggaCTGTACCATAGCTCTGTCTGCTACGAAAAATAAATGctagaagaaatttttctccCCAATATTTGTGTTTCAATACGTCACCCCAAAAGGAGAAGTTAAAAGGAATGTTTCAAAGTTCCAGaagttttcttctaaaagcaTTATATTACATTAAACTTCCATAATTTCACTATAAACAAACTGCAGCTATATTCTGTTGTTTAAAacatcccttaaaaaaaaagcaaccaccaGCCCAGCAACAATAATTGGATTTTCTGACTGTttctctcaggaaaaaaaaaaaaaaaagaaaaagcttctttgAATTTTCTAGATTGCGT contains:
- the CDKN2C gene encoding cyclin-dependent kinase 4 inhibitor C, yielding MAEPSGNELASAAAKGDLVQLTNLLQKNVNVNAQNGFGRTALQVMKLGNPEIARRLLVSGANPNLKDSTGFAVIHDVAREGFLDTLQTLLEFKADVNIEDDEGNLPLHLAAREGHVRVVELLLARAECKVGHQNKRGATAYDLAKLYKRAAVVKLLEDSSFFPAAMN